A region of the Saccharomyces cerevisiae S288C chromosome II, complete sequence genome:
ttcttgggATCGATGACGAAAACAGACCTCACGGTCTTCAGTGACCCatcattgatatttttgaatcCTTCGGCATCTACCATATCATATAGGAATGCCACGTTTCTAAAAGTGTCACCAATTATTGGGAAACCAACATTTTTAACCTTTGCTATTTCCTTGATGTCTTGAATCCATTTTTCGTGGGACTCAACATCTTCCACTGAAAGCCCGATCAATTTAACATTTCTCTTGTCGAATTCCGGCTTCAATTTGGCGAATGCGCTGACTTCGGTGGTGCAGACAGGGGTGAAATCTGCTGGGTGAGAAAACAAGACCCCCCAAGAGTCGCCCAAGTAGTCGtaaaaattgattttacCAACCGTTGTGTCAGCATCAAAGTTAGGAGCATCAGAGTTTATTCTTAGTCTTGGTTGATCACTTTGTTTGAATTGTTTGCACAGAATAGGTGCTGTGGCAAATGTTTTAATCGTCTGTGATTGCAAGTGAGCCTGCTTAGGAAGGGTCCATGCCGTCCTCTTTAATTGAGCGCTACAAATTCTACTAAACATCCTTTGCTTCCtgcttctttgaaatttatcTCATCCTACTGCGAGAATCTAGAAGCACAATTTTCTATATCTCTCCTTCTCTCTTTATATACCAATAGCAGCAACATCCGGCCCCTTGTTTCTTTACGTAATTAAAAATCTCCGGGGCTAGCTTTTGCCGGGGAACCCATCCcgaaaaaattgcaaaaaaaaaaatagccGCCGACCGTTGGTCGCTATTCACGGAATGATAGAAAAATAGCCGCGCTGCTCGTCCTGGGTGACCTTTTGTATATTGTATAAAGATAAACATAGTGCTATCAGGAATATCTTTATATACACACGCATACTGAATGTGGTtgaagttcaaaaaatatcacAAACGTTAAGAAGTTTTACTGGTAAACATATAGACATAGTGGAGCGCTTGCTCGAGGTCAAATGCAGACGGATACGAGAGCGCGGGAGGGAAACCGGAGAAGGTCAATATGCccataattcttcttctttgagGTTGGCAATTATATATTGTATCTGAATTAGGCAAATAGAAAAGAGACCTTACCATTAGCGCCATCGTAGAGTCCCATTTCACCTTTTCTTAGTTCTTTATATATGTCTGCGTATGGCCCACATATGCGCGCACAG
Encoded here:
- the PRX1 gene encoding thioredoxin peroxidase PRX1 (Mitochondrial peroxiredoxin with thioredoxin peroxidase activity; has a role in reduction of hydroperoxides; reactivation requires Trr2p and glutathione; induced during respiratory growth and oxidative stress; phosphorylated; protein abundance increases in response to DNA replication stress), whose translation is MFSRICSAQLKRTAWTLPKQAHLQSQTIKTFATAPILCKQFKQSDQPRLRINSDAPNFDADTTVGKINFYDYLGDSWGVLFSHPADFTPVCTTEVSAFAKLKPEFDKRNVKLIGLSVEDVESHEKWIQDIKEIAKVKNVGFPIIGDTFRNVAFLYDMVDAEGFKNINDGSLKTVRSVFVIDPKKKIRLIFTYPSTVGRNTSEVLRVIDALQLTDKEGVVTPINWQPADDVIIPPSVSNDEAKAKFGQFNEIKPYLRFTKSK